The nucleotide window GAGATTAAGGAGGCGATCTCGAGGATATGCAACGTTGACATGAGGAACTTCCAAGGGGAGGCCGACAAGATAAATCCGAGGACGCTTGGAGTTCTAATGACTGGCTACGCTTGGAAAAAGGGATTGTTGCCACTCAAAAAGGAAAGCCTCATTGAGGGGATAAAGCTAACCCTTAGGGAAAAGCTGTGGGAGATGAACTTCAGGGCCTTTGAAAGGGGAGTTGAGCTTGCCTCTCTTTAATTATGTTTTATGAAGAACGCATAAAACATTGCCGTTGCAAATATGTAAAGGATTGCCGTTGCGTAGAATGGGTATGATAGGGAGACTGCAAACAGTAAACCTCCAATGTAGTTTCCTGCTCCCCTCATGAACGTTGAGAACGCTCTCCTAATTCCAGCTGCAGTTGCTTTCTCCTCCGTGGAGAAGAAGCCCATCATGAACGAGTCATTGACGGGCCAAACTATGTTCATGAGGATTGACCTTATCACGTAGACTATCGAGGCTAAGATGAAGGTGGGTATCGAGGGGAATATTAAGAATAGCAGTGCCGCGCTCCACTGGAAGTACGTTATGACTTTAACTGCCCCAATCTTCCTTACCAGCTCTGGCAGGATGAAGGAGCCTAGTCCCATAACTAACTGCTGACCAAAGAACACCCAGCTTATCTCCTTTATATCCCTTCCAAACCTGAGGTTGAAGTAGATGCTCATATAAGGTATAGTTATTCCTGCACCGAGCCCTATTATTGCGCTCGGCAGGGAGAACTTAAGGATCCTAACTATTAAGTCCTTCCTCCATTTTATCCTGCTCTCCTTAACTGGAACGTCCTTCACAAGCATGAGTGCTGGGATAACTACTAGGAACTGGAGGAGTGCCAGTGCTATAACTAATCTGTAAGCTATCTCCTTCCTATAGCCGAGGCTTATCAAGTAGCCTGGGGCGTATCCTGCAACTAAAACGCCAATGGCATTCATGAGGGTTCCCAAACCGAATGAGTATGAGAATATCCTATGCCTCTCCTCCTCGCTCTTCACCTTCTCACTTAAGAGGGCCGAGTAGTTGGGATCCCTTAACCCCATGTTAATGCCGACGAGGAAGAAGCCTAAGATGAGGATGTAGAAGTTATACCCGATTACTTGCAAAATCCTCCCAAGAAGCCCAAGGAGTGCGGCTAAAATGAGAGTTCTCTTGTAGCCAATTCTAAGTGAAATTTGACCGGCTAAAAGAAAGCTCAAACCCCCTATGAAGGTTTGAACTGAAAAGAGGACTCCCATCTTGTCCATTCCATATCCCAAAACTTTCAAGTAGAACGGCATCACGAACCATGAGAACTGGAGGAATAGCTGACCAACTGCGTTGGCAATTACTAGCACTTTCGCGTCCCTTTCCATGTTTGCTCATGGATGTCATAACGTTTATAAGATTATCTTAGTGGGTGTTTATCAGTCTATTTTCATCTAAATATCCTGGGGGACTGTCTATGGAATTCAGGAAAATTCAATTTACGGGTAGGAGCTCTTATATAGTTTCCCTTCCAAAAGCGTGGATAAAGGAGCACGGGCTTAAGAGGGGCGATACAGTTTCCTTAGTTCTCAACCCAGATGGGAGCATAACGATCTTCCCAGGGAAATACAGGGAGCGTCAGCTTAGTAGGAAGCTCAAGATAACCCGGGATTACTCTCCTGACATGGCAATAAGGCTCGTAATATCGGCTTACATTCAAGGGTACGACACGATAGAGATAGAGCTCGAAGAAGAAATGCCCCTGTACAAGGTGGCAATAAGGAAAACCCTCCAGAGCCTTCCTGGGGTTGAAATAGTATTTGAGGAGCAGCAGAGAATAGTCGCTAAAAGCCTGCTTGATGAGGAGGAGATAAACCTTGTTGAGCTCTTGAAGAGGATGAGCGCTATAGTTACTTCCATGTTCAGCGACCTTGAGCTTATAATTCAGGGGCAAAACGGGGAAGTCCTTAGGGATATAAAGGATCTAGAAAATGAGCTAGACAGGTTCTACTTCCTGATAATGAGGGCCGTTAATAGGTTACTCTCAAAGAGGGGAGTTACGGAGGAGAGTGGCCTATTCAAGAAGCCTTTCGATTTGATAGGAATTCTGCTAATAGCGAGGAACGTTGAAAGGATTGGGGATCACATAATAAGGATAGCCGAAAATCCAGATTATATCGACGTTAAATACCTCTTAGAAAAGTTCCACGAGATGATGGCTCAAGTGGAGGCGATGGATCTTTACAAGGTCGATAAGTTAATGATGGAGCTTGGGGAGAGGGCCAAGAACACGGACTACAGGAAGTCAATATCGATGGACAGTTACAGGAGGATCCTCGAGTACCTCGAGAACATCGGTGAGGTAATAATAAATATGGCCATCGGATGAGCATTTCCACAATTTTTTTAACCTTTCGACAATCCTTTACCTTTGGGGTTCAAGATGGTGGCTATTATCGTTCATGGTGGAGCTGGAACAATACGTAAGGAGGAGAGAATTCCAAAGGTTCTTGAGGGAGTTAGAGAGGCAGTTTTAGCTGGGTGGAAGGAGTTAAAGAAAGGATCAGCTTTGGATGCCGTTGAAGAGGCCATAAAGGTTCTCGAAGATAACCCAATTTTCAACGCGGGAACCGGAAGCGTCTTGACGATAGATGGCAAGGTTGAGATGGATGCTGCAATAATGCGTGGTAAAACCTTGGAAGCTGGTGCAGTCGCTGGAATCTGGGGGGTTAAGAATCCAATAAGCGTTGCGAGAAAAGTGATGGAGAAGACGGATCACGTTCTTCTAGTTGGAGAAGGTGCAGTAAAGTTCGCGAGGATAATGGGCTTTCCCGAATACGATCCAACAACTGAAGAAAGAAGGAAGCAGTGGCAGGAGTTGAAGGAGAAGCTAATGAAAGGCGAAGTTAGACATTGGAAAAAGCTCGGTGAACTCATAAAGGAGCATCCAGAGGTTCTAAGGAGCACTGTTGGTGCGGTTGCCTTTGATGGAGAGGAAGTCGTCGCTGGAACTTCAACGGGAGGAGTTTTCCTTAAGATGTTTGGAAGGGTTGGAGATACCCCCATAATAGGGGCCGGAACTTATGCAAACGAAGTTGCTGGCGCATCTTGCACTGGGCTTGGGGAGGTTGCCATAAAGCTAGCCCTGGCTAAAACTGCCACAGACTTCGTTAGGCTTGGCTTAGATGCTCAGGCGGCCAGTGAAGCTGCCATAGAGCTTGCCACAAAGCACTTTGGCAAGGATACAATGGGGATAATAATGGTTGATTCTAGGGGAAACGTAGGCTTCGCGAAGAACACCAAGCATATGAGCTATGCATTCATGAAGGAGGGCATGAACGAGCCGGAGGCTGGTGTTTAGTGCTAAAAAATTTGTGGTTCCTAAACTTCTCCACGTTCTTCTTCTTCTTGGGTATAAGTATATTGAATCCCCTGATATCTCCATATGCCATAACCTTAGGAGCGAAGCCGTTTTTAGTTGGTGTAGTAGCTGGAGTTGCTAGCGGAATTTCACTGTTCTCTAAGCTCATCGGCGGTTACATTGGGGACAAGGGTTATAGATTCCATGCCATGTTCCTCGGTAATGTACTTGGAATATTTTCGGGTTTACTTTACATCGCTTCAGCCTTATCCGGAAGCATAATGGTTTTTGCATTAGGTAGGGCAGTTCATGGATTCGCGATGGGAATATTCTTCCCTTCCTCGCTCTCATCAGCCGTTGATTTGGCACCTAAGGGTAGGGTAGGAGAAGCGCTGGGATGGAGGGGGATGATGTTTTCCCTGGGCAACATAGTTGGACCCGCCATAGGTGGTTTCATCTCCGACAAGTTTGGCTTTGGAATGGCCTTCTTCTCTTCAATAGTTTTCTCGGTTCTTGGAGCAATTTTCGTCTTGCTCGTTTGGAGGGAAGTCGGGGAGATTAAGGTTGATAAGCACGAGGAGCATAGCGGATACAGGGAGCTTTTAAAGCCTTTTTTCATCTCCGCATGTCTTAGCCTGTTCTTCATATCGATGGCCTATTCTGGAGTTGTAACTTTCCTTCCAGCACTTTACAAGGTGTCGGGCTTAGGACAGAGCGTGTTCGGTCTCTACATGATGATAATGGGTTTGGCCAGCTTCTTCATGAGGGTCGTTGGGGGTAGGAGTGCCGATAAGTTGGGCCCAATTCCAGTGATAAGGGTTGGAGTCTCTGGGATATTCCTTGCGTATCTCCTACTATTAAAATTCAAGTTCCCTCCAAACTCTTACATCTCCGCGGCAATCTCTGGAGCTGGCTTTGGATTATCTTTGCCGGCCCTTCAATATATGGCCCTGGCAAAATTGCCCGGGAAAATTAGAACCATGGGTTCCAGCATTTACACAATGTTCTTCGACCTTGGCATGTTAAGTGGTCAAGTGGGCCTAGGCTTGGTGGCCCAGGTTAGGGGATACGAGGGTGTATTCCCGGTTATTTCAATTCTTCCGTTAATTTCAATAGCAATGGCTCACATTCCATTGTTGTGGGGGAGGAATGATGAGGGTTAGACTATCGTATGGAACTGCAGTTAGCATGGGTCTCATAAGGGCCAAGCTCCTGGCGAGACCGACTACGGCTTACCTAATGACGTACTATGAGGGAAGGTGCATTAACGATTGTAAGTTCTGTGCGCAGGCCAGGTCTAGTAGAGCTAATCTTGAGATGCTCTCGAGGGTCGTGTGGCCTGCCTTCGAGCTTGAAACCGTTTTGAAGAACTTCAGCAAGGGCAACTTCAAGAGGATATGTCTCCAGACGATAGATTATCCAAATATGCTTAGTGATGTGTTTTCCCTTCTGGAGGAGTTGAGCAAGTTAAACGTCCCAATTTCCCTCTCAATAACCCCTGTCCCCAGGAGCGAGTTAGAGGAATTCTCGACGCTTGGAGTTGACTACATTGGAGTTGGATTAGATGCAGCGAGCGAGAGGGTTTACAAAGATGTTAAAATTTCAAGGTACTCCTGGGATGACATGTGGAAGTTCTTCGACGATGTTCTCTCGGTTTTCGGAAAGGGAAGGGCAGTTGTGCATCTAATAGTTGGATTGGGGGAGACTGACAAAGAAATTGTGGAAACTAT belongs to Pyrococcus abyssi GE5 and includes:
- a CDS encoding MFS transporter — encoded protein: MERDAKVLVIANAVGQLFLQFSWFVMPFYLKVLGYGMDKMGVLFSVQTFIGGLSFLLAGQISLRIGYKRTLILAALLGLLGRILQVIGYNFYILILGFFLVGINMGLRDPNYSALLSEKVKSEEERHRIFSYSFGLGTLMNAIGVLVAGYAPGYLISLGYRKEIAYRLVIALALLQFLVVIPALMLVKDVPVKESRIKWRKDLIVRILKFSLPSAIIGLGAGITIPYMSIYFNLRFGRDIKEISWVFFGQQLVMGLGSFILPELVRKIGAVKVITYFQWSAALLFLIFPSIPTFILASIVYVIRSILMNIVWPVNDSFMMGFFSTEEKATAAGIRRAFSTFMRGAGNYIGGLLFAVSLSYPFYATAILYIFATAMFYAFFIKHN
- a CDS encoding phosphate signaling complex PhoU family protein, which encodes MEFRKIQFTGRSSYIVSLPKAWIKEHGLKRGDTVSLVLNPDGSITIFPGKYRERQLSRKLKITRDYSPDMAIRLVISAYIQGYDTIEIELEEEMPLYKVAIRKTLQSLPGVEIVFEEQQRIVAKSLLDEEEINLVELLKRMSAIVTSMFSDLELIIQGQNGEVLRDIKDLENELDRFYFLIMRAVNRLLSKRGVTEESGLFKKPFDLIGILLIARNVERIGDHIIRIAENPDYIDVKYLLEKFHEMMAQVEAMDLYKVDKLMMELGERAKNTDYRKSISMDSYRRILEYLENIGEVIINMAIG
- a CDS encoding isoaspartyl peptidase/L-asparaginase family protein encodes the protein MVAIIVHGGAGTIRKEERIPKVLEGVREAVLAGWKELKKGSALDAVEEAIKVLEDNPIFNAGTGSVLTIDGKVEMDAAIMRGKTLEAGAVAGIWGVKNPISVARKVMEKTDHVLLVGEGAVKFARIMGFPEYDPTTEERRKQWQELKEKLMKGEVRHWKKLGELIKEHPEVLRSTVGAVAFDGEEVVAGTSTGGVFLKMFGRVGDTPIIGAGTYANEVAGASCTGLGEVAIKLALAKTATDFVRLGLDAQAASEAAIELATKHFGKDTMGIIMVDSRGNVGFAKNTKHMSYAFMKEGMNEPEAGV
- a CDS encoding MFS transporter, producing MLKNLWFLNFSTFFFFLGISILNPLISPYAITLGAKPFLVGVVAGVASGISLFSKLIGGYIGDKGYRFHAMFLGNVLGIFSGLLYIASALSGSIMVFALGRAVHGFAMGIFFPSSLSSAVDLAPKGRVGEALGWRGMMFSLGNIVGPAIGGFISDKFGFGMAFFSSIVFSVLGAIFVLLVWREVGEIKVDKHEEHSGYRELLKPFFISACLSLFFISMAYSGVVTFLPALYKVSGLGQSVFGLYMMIMGLASFFMRVVGGRSADKLGPIPVIRVGVSGIFLAYLLLLKFKFPPNSYISAAISGAGFGLSLPALQYMALAKLPGKIRTMGSSIYTMFFDLGMLSGQVGLGLVAQVRGYEGVFPVISILPLISIAMAHIPLLWGRNDEG
- a CDS encoding radical SAM protein, which translates into the protein MRVRLSYGTAVSMGLIRAKLLARPTTAYLMTYYEGRCINDCKFCAQARSSRANLEMLSRVVWPAFELETVLKNFSKGNFKRICLQTIDYPNMLSDVFSLLEELSKLNVPISLSITPVPRSELEEFSTLGVDYIGVGLDAASERVYKDVKISRYSWDDMWKFFDDVLSVFGKGRAVVHLIVGLGETDKEIVETIGEVYKKGGIVSLFAFTPIKGTQMENFSPPPLERYRKIQVAHYLIKTGEAELEDFEFDEFGNLIGLPKTEVPPIAYVTQGCPWCNRPYYNERPGREPYNYPSVEMVRKRK